A single Candidatus Beckwithbacteria bacterium DNA region contains:
- a CDS encoding CBS domain-containing protein translates to MIASIANIHTAKQILKSENIIRFEASQTLSQALPALSSSHDAIFVFDKDHFLGVASPYYLFSNRSVNTNSKLKSVAKMPPKLTLETGLSKIAQAMIQSKIHYLPVINPDTNEFLGIVTINRLLDYVVANKLLNHHGTIIFSKDTLATISDEATIAQVLAQMKKEKITKLPVVNSQNKLVGIISEYDLRPYLEKEQSAGKRDRSGEKKGIRDNKVKDYMKKMVVSISRLPTFSQAVALMNEHNIGSLIVVDKKQTPMTIITKRDLLATIAAASI, encoded by the coding sequence ATGATAGCTTCGATAGCTAATATTCACACAGCTAAGCAAATTTTAAAATCGGAAAATATCATCCGCTTTGAGGCTTCACAAACTTTATCTCAAGCTCTACCAGCCCTTTCTAGTAGCCATGATGCAATTTTTGTTTTTGACAAAGACCATTTCCTAGGTGTTGCTAGTCCTTACTATCTTTTTTCCAATCGCTCAGTCAATACTAATTCCAAGCTAAAGTCAGTTGCCAAGATGCCTCCAAAACTGACACTTGAAACTGGGCTTTCTAAAATCGCTCAGGCTATGATTCAGAGTAAAATCCATTACCTCCCAGTTATTAATCCTGATACTAATGAGTTCTTGGGTATTGTCACTATCAACAGGCTTTTAGATTATGTAGTAGCTAATAAACTACTTAACCACCACGGCACCATTATTTTTTCCAAAGACACACTTGCAACCATTTCAGACGAAGCCACTATCGCTCAGGTTTTAGCTCAAATGAAGAAAGAAAAAATCACTAAGTTACCGGTAGTAAACAGCCAAAATAAGTTGGTTGGCATTATTTCTGAATATGATCTCAGACCATATTTGGAAAAGGAGCAATCAGCTGGTAAAAGAGATCGCAGCGGCGAGAAAAAAGGTATTCGGGATAACAAAGTTAAAGATTATATGAAAAAAATGGTAGTTTCGATTTCTCGCTTGCCTACCTTTTCTCAAGCCGTTGCTTTAATGAACGAACATAATATCGGCAGTCTAATTGTGGTTGATAAAAAGCAAACCCCAATGACTATTATTACCAAACGTGATCTTCTAGCTACAATTGCTGCTGCTTCGATATAA
- a CDS encoding tRNA-dihydrouridine synthase, which yields MSFWQNIPKPIIGLAPMDGVTDVAFREMVVKYSKPSVLYSEFTNVQGLWVGKLEVFKSLLFTAKQRPIVAQLFGAEPNYFYKAAHIVAQLGFDGIDINMGCPAKNIVGKNGGASLITQPKLAQKIIKATQKGVTDWFAGQTLSNLELDRDKISWIKSHKIPSKEKLLIPVSVKTRLGFDKNTVADWTDTLLQSQPAAICVHGRTFKQGYAGQADWEAIASVASKIRKSGVMYLGNGDIKNYQEALDKTQQYQLDGVLVGQATFGNPWFFSRKVETISASEKIKVLLEQSQLHIKLKGEKRFSELKKHFGWYCKGFDGAKELRVRLMQVDNFLQMKKTLSKYT from the coding sequence ATGTCTTTTTGGCAAAATATACCAAAACCAATTATTGGCCTAGCTCCCATGGACGGAGTAACTGATGTGGCCTTTCGGGAAATGGTAGTCAAATATAGTAAGCCTTCAGTGCTTTATAGCGAATTTACCAATGTCCAAGGTTTATGGGTCGGTAAGTTGGAAGTTTTCAAGAGCCTGCTTTTTACAGCCAAGCAGCGACCAATTGTAGCGCAGCTATTTGGCGCTGAACCTAACTATTTTTACAAAGCCGCTCATATAGTGGCGCAGCTTGGTTTTGATGGGATTGATATCAATATGGGTTGCCCGGCTAAAAATATTGTCGGCAAAAATGGCGGCGCTTCTTTAATTACTCAGCCAAAACTAGCTCAGAAAATCATCAAAGCCACTCAAAAAGGCGTTACTGATTGGTTTGCTGGACAAACCCTTTCAAATTTAGAATTAGATCGGGATAAAATCAGTTGGATTAAAAGTCATAAAATTCCTAGTAAAGAAAAATTATTGATTCCAGTTTCTGTCAAAACTCGACTTGGCTTTGACAAAAATACTGTTGCCGATTGGACTGATACGCTTTTGCAAAGCCAACCAGCTGCTATTTGCGTTCATGGCCGGACCTTTAAACAAGGCTATGCCGGTCAAGCAGATTGGGAAGCCATTGCTTCAGTGGCTAGCAAAATACGTAAATCTGGAGTTATGTATCTAGGTAATGGTGATATTAAAAATTACCAAGAAGCTTTAGATAAAACTCAACAATACCAATTAGATGGGGTTTTGGTGGGTCAGGCTACATTTGGTAATCCTTGGTTTTTTAGCCGTAAGGTGGAAACGATTTCAGCTTCGGAAAAAATAAAAGTCTTACTTGAACAATCTCAACTTCATATTAAATTAAAAGGCGAAAAACGCTTTTCAGAGCTCAAAAAACATTTCGGCTGGTATTGTAAAGGTTTTGATGGAGCTAAAGAGTTACGGGTTCGACTAATGCAAGTTGATAATTTTTTACAAATGAAAAAAACACTTTCAAAATATACGTAG